One window of Microcoleus vaginatus PCC 9802 genomic DNA carries:
- a CDS encoding insulinase family protein — translation MTPQFQKPREAKLSRRESPDRQTRFIASLLAAVLLWWGLSPEIALARSNPASGSQAVSVQPSLDRVISQVSEFKLDNGMKFIVLERPRAPVASFLIHADVGGANEPDGQTGVAHYLEHLAFKGTPKIGTTDYQAEKPLLEKQDQLFEQMQAAKARGKTEEVAQLKAEFDKVEAEASQFVKRNELGKIVEQAGGVGLNAATSADATMYFYSLPANKLEMWMSLESERFLEPVFREFYKEKQVILEERRLRTENSPIGQMVEVFANKAFSAHPYRRPVIGYTEDIKNLSRSDVQKFFETHYVPSKLTVAVVGDVKASEVKRLAQIYFGRYKAKPAPPELQIVEPSQTQTQEVTLQLKTQPWYLEGYHKPAMNHPDNAIYEMIGSLLSDGRTSRLYKSLVEQQQLALVAQGSSGYPGEKYPNLMLFYAQTAPGRTVDEVASALSKEIERLKTEPVSALELERVKTQARADLLRSLNSNMGMAFALVDYQVKTGSWQNLFKELDAIAAVTPADIQRVAQATFRPENRTIGKLLPL, via the coding sequence ATGACCCCGCAGTTCCAAAAACCCCGTGAAGCGAAGCTATCCCGTAGGGAATCGCCCGATCGCCAAACTCGATTCATAGCCTCCCTGCTGGCCGCTGTACTGCTGTGGTGGGGACTTTCCCCCGAAATCGCCCTCGCCCGCTCCAACCCGGCTAGCGGCTCCCAAGCAGTCTCTGTTCAACCATCACTCGATCGAGTAATCAGCCAAGTCAGCGAATTTAAGCTCGACAACGGCATGAAATTCATCGTACTCGAAAGGCCCAGAGCGCCCGTAGCATCGTTTCTGATTCACGCCGATGTGGGTGGAGCAAACGAACCCGACGGTCAAACAGGTGTCGCTCACTATCTCGAACATTTAGCCTTCAAAGGCACGCCAAAAATCGGCACTACCGACTACCAAGCCGAAAAGCCGCTGCTAGAAAAACAAGACCAACTTTTCGAGCAAATGCAAGCAGCCAAGGCCAGGGGCAAAACTGAAGAAGTCGCCCAATTAAAAGCAGAATTTGACAAAGTTGAAGCCGAAGCTTCGCAATTTGTCAAGCGCAATGAACTCGGCAAAATAGTGGAACAAGCAGGCGGAGTCGGACTAAATGCCGCTACTTCCGCCGACGCCACAATGTATTTTTACAGCCTTCCAGCTAATAAGTTAGAAATGTGGATGTCGCTGGAATCCGAGCGATTTCTAGAACCAGTATTTCGGGAATTTTACAAAGAAAAACAGGTAATTTTAGAAGAGCGCAGGCTGCGAACCGAGAATTCTCCGATCGGACAAATGGTTGAAGTTTTTGCCAACAAAGCTTTCTCTGCTCATCCCTACCGCCGCCCCGTAATTGGCTACACTGAAGACATTAAAAACCTCAGCCGCAGCGACGTGCAGAAGTTTTTCGAGACTCACTACGTCCCCAGCAAGCTGACTGTGGCGGTGGTAGGAGACGTGAAAGCTTCGGAGGTGAAGCGACTCGCTCAAATTTATTTCGGCCGTTACAAGGCGAAACCAGCCCCTCCAGAATTGCAGATTGTCGAACCTTCCCAAACGCAAACTCAGGAAGTCACGCTGCAATTAAAAACTCAACCTTGGTATTTGGAAGGATACCACAAACCGGCGATGAATCATCCCGACAATGCGATTTATGAAATGATTGGTTCTTTGCTCAGCGATGGCCGCACTTCTCGACTTTACAAATCTTTGGTAGAACAGCAGCAATTGGCGCTGGTGGCTCAAGGTTCCAGCGGTTATCCAGGGGAAAAGTATCCGAATTTGATGTTATTTTACGCTCAAACTGCTCCGGGCCGCACGGTTGATGAAGTAGCCTCCGCTTTGAGCAAGGAAATCGAGCGCCTGAAAACAGAGCCGGTTTCTGCTTTGGAATTGGAGCGCGTGAAAACTCAGGCGAGAGCCGATTTATTGCGATCGCTCAATTCTAATATGGGCATGGCATTTGCGCTGGTGGACTATCAAGTGAAAACCGGTTCGTGGCAAAATTTGTTCAAGGAATTGGATGCGATCGCGGCTGTTACTCCCGCTGACATTCAGCGTGTCGCTCAGGCAACTTTCCGCCCGGAAAATCGTACTATTGGCAAGCTTTTGCCACTGTAA
- a CDS encoding insulinase family protein yields the protein MKRTKLRLKKVKLFLLSLCFFTVSLGTFNLLPSFAAAPKHYDELTFPPLAEIKLPKYTRFELKNGIRVYLMEDRELPLVGGTALFRTGERFEPADKIGLGGLTGEVMRTGGTSRHTADELNQLLEQRAASVETGIDISSGSANFSALAEDVEPVFDLFAEVIREPIFAQEKLDLAKNQTQGAIARRNDDPNGITGREFQKLIYGERSPYARTVEYKTLANISRDDLVSFYQKYFHPKNMILGISGDFDTAKMRSLVEQKFGNWQPSQSAQVPGLPTVSPANGGGIFLVNQPQLSQSYVQMGHLGGMLSSPDYGALDVMNGVLNGFGGRLFNNVRSRQGLAYSVYAAWSPRFDFPGVFVAGGQTRSDATVPFIQAIRAEIDRIRTEPITPAELAFAKDSTLNSFIFKFENPSQTLSRLMRYEYYGYPEDFIFRYRRSIEAATIADVQRVAQTYLKPENLVTLVVGNTAAIQPPLSSLGTSVKVQSVDITIPPAT from the coding sequence ATGAAAAGGACTAAATTGAGACTGAAAAAAGTAAAGTTATTTCTGCTATCGCTTTGCTTTTTTACTGTTTCACTTGGCACGTTTAATTTGTTACCTTCCTTTGCGGCGGCCCCCAAACACTACGACGAATTAACATTTCCCCCGCTGGCAGAGATTAAACTGCCTAAATACACTCGCTTCGAGCTGAAAAATGGCATCCGGGTGTATCTGATGGAAGACCGGGAACTCCCGTTAGTCGGGGGAACGGCGCTATTTCGCACGGGCGAGCGTTTTGAACCTGCCGATAAAATCGGACTGGGAGGTTTGACGGGAGAAGTGATGCGAACTGGCGGCACGAGTCGGCATACGGCTGATGAATTAAATCAGTTGCTAGAACAGCGCGCAGCTTCGGTAGAAACGGGGATTGATATTAGTTCCGGCAGCGCTAATTTTAGTGCTTTAGCTGAAGATGTGGAACCCGTGTTTGACTTATTTGCGGAAGTGATTCGGGAGCCAATATTTGCTCAGGAAAAGTTGGATTTAGCGAAGAACCAAACTCAAGGTGCGATCGCCCGCCGCAATGACGATCCTAACGGTATTACCGGTCGCGAGTTTCAAAAATTAATTTACGGCGAGCGCAGTCCTTACGCGCGCACGGTAGAATACAAAACCCTCGCCAATATTTCCCGCGACGATTTGGTGAGTTTCTACCAGAAATATTTCCATCCCAAGAATATGATTTTGGGTATTTCTGGCGATTTTGATACAGCTAAAATGCGATCGCTCGTCGAGCAAAAATTCGGCAACTGGCAACCGAGTCAAAGTGCACAAGTACCTGGGCTACCAACGGTATCGCCAGCAAATGGGGGCGGCATATTTTTGGTAAATCAGCCGCAATTAAGTCAAAGTTACGTGCAAATGGGACATTTGGGCGGAATGCTCAGCAGTCCAGATTACGGTGCTTTGGACGTGATGAATGGGGTTCTCAACGGTTTCGGTGGCCGTTTGTTTAATAACGTGCGATCGCGCCAAGGCTTAGCTTATTCAGTATACGCCGCTTGGAGTCCGAGGTTTGACTTTCCGGGGGTGTTTGTCGCAGGAGGCCAAACGCGATCGGATGCCACAGTACCGTTTATCCAAGCGATTCGGGCCGAGATCGATCGTATCCGCACCGAACCAATTACCCCGGCAGAATTAGCTTTTGCTAAAGATTCCACCCTAAATTCTTTCATCTTCAAATTTGAAAATCCCAGTCAAACTTTGTCGCGATTAATGCGCTACGAATACTACGGTTATCCCGAAGATTTCATTTTTCGCTACCGCCGCAGCATCGAAGCAGCAACAATTGCCGACGTGCAGCGCGTAGCCCAGACTTACTTGAAACCCGAGAATTTGGTAACATTAGTAGTGGGAAATACGGCGGCAATTCAACCGCCGTTATCGAGTTTGGGGACTTCGGTAAAAGTGCAATCTGTTGATATCACAATTCCCCCCGCGACTTAA
- a CDS encoding asparagine--tRNA ligase → MTNQRIAAILRAGEPDETVTVQGWVRTKRELKEFAFVEVNDGSAMANLQVVINSDLPDFENVLKQLNTGASLEVSGVLVASPAKGQRIELKASQVQVYGDADPQTYPLQKKRHSFEFLRTIAHLRPRTNTHGAVFRVRNACSAAVHQFFQERGFLWVHTPIIAASDCEGAGEMFAVTNFDLKNVPRTDSQEIDYAKDFFGKRAYLTVSGQLEAEVMALAFGNVYTFGPTFRAENSNTSRHLAEFWMIEPEMAFCELQGNMDLAEAFLKYIFKYVLDRCPEDMEFFNERIDKTVLATAENIINNQFERITYTEAIALLEKADKKFDFPVSWGLDLQSEHERYLAEDLFKKPTIVSDYPVGIKAFYMRLNEDEKTVRAMDVLAPNIGEIIGGSQREERLDVLERRMEAQGMNKEELWWYLDLRRYGTVPHAGFGLGFERLVQFMTGMGNIRDVIPFPRAPLSIDF, encoded by the coding sequence ATGACAAATCAACGAATAGCAGCAATTTTGCGCGCAGGTGAACCCGACGAAACTGTAACTGTTCAAGGCTGGGTTCGTACCAAACGCGAATTGAAAGAATTTGCCTTTGTCGAAGTCAACGATGGTTCGGCGATGGCTAACTTGCAAGTAGTCATAAATTCCGATTTGCCAGATTTTGAAAATGTACTGAAACAACTGAATACAGGTGCATCTCTAGAAGTGTCGGGAGTGCTGGTAGCATCTCCGGCAAAAGGGCAGCGAATTGAGTTGAAAGCTTCACAAGTGCAAGTTTACGGTGATGCAGACCCGCAAACTTATCCGCTGCAAAAAAAGCGGCATTCCTTTGAATTTTTGCGGACAATCGCGCATTTGCGGCCGCGCACCAACACCCACGGTGCTGTCTTTCGAGTTCGCAATGCTTGTTCGGCGGCGGTACACCAATTTTTTCAAGAACGCGGTTTTTTGTGGGTTCATACTCCGATTATTGCTGCTAGCGACTGCGAAGGGGCGGGGGAAATGTTCGCCGTTACCAACTTTGATTTAAAGAATGTGCCGCGCACTGATTCGCAAGAGATTGATTATGCTAAAGACTTTTTTGGAAAGCGCGCCTATTTAACAGTTAGTGGCCAGTTGGAAGCGGAAGTTATGGCGCTGGCTTTCGGAAATGTTTACACTTTCGGGCCGACTTTCCGAGCGGAAAATTCTAATACTTCGCGACATTTGGCTGAGTTTTGGATGATTGAACCGGAGATGGCTTTCTGTGAGTTGCAGGGAAATATGGATCTGGCTGAGGCGTTTTTAAAGTACATTTTTAAATACGTTTTGGATCGTTGCCCGGAAGATATGGAGTTTTTCAATGAGCGCATTGACAAGACGGTTTTGGCTACTGCTGAAAATATCATTAATAATCAGTTCGAGCGGATTACTTATACCGAGGCGATCGCACTTTTGGAAAAGGCAGACAAAAAGTTTGATTTTCCCGTAAGTTGGGGTTTAGATTTGCAGTCGGAACACGAGCGTTATTTGGCTGAGGACTTGTTTAAAAAGCCGACAATTGTCAGCGATTATCCGGTCGGGATTAAAGCATTTTATATGCGTTTAAATGAGGACGAGAAAACGGTGCGAGCAATGGATGTTTTGGCTCCTAATATTGGGGAAATAATCGGCGGTTCGCAGCGGGAAGAAAGGCTGGATGTGTTGGAGCGGCGCATGGAAGCGCAGGGTATGAATAAGGAGGAATTGTGGTGGTATTTGGATTTGCGCCGCTACGGTACTGTGCCTCACGCTGGCTTTGGTCTGGGATTTGAGCGGTTAGTGCAGTTTATGACGGGAATGGGGAATATTCGGGATGTGATTCCGTTTCCGAGAGCACCTTTGAGTATTGATTTTTAG
- a CDS encoding DUF2203 domain-containing protein, producing MPQQPSELNPEEQESEFVQALAAVERSLAAVKERYTQIQVDRQRQVELGHRREEIRQSGRRNPLPQLKKELREIEQELETIELNLESSLFSWGSIKQPFWQAVRFGGLGILLGWILKSYAG from the coding sequence ATGCCTCAACAGCCGTCAGAGTTAAATCCGGAAGAGCAAGAAAGCGAGTTTGTTCAAGCGCTCGCAGCAGTGGAGCGCTCGCTCGCGGCAGTCAAAGAACGGTACACTCAAATTCAGGTCGATCGACAGCGCCAAGTCGAACTCGGCCATCGGCGCGAAGAAATCCGCCAGTCGGGACGCCGAAATCCATTGCCACAACTCAAAAAAGAATTGCGGGAAATTGAGCAAGAATTGGAAACTATCGAGTTGAATTTAGAAAGCAGCCTGTTTTCTTGGGGAAGCATAAAACAACCTTTTTGGCAAGCAGTTCGCTTTGGGGGACTCGGTATTTTGCTCGGTTGGATTTTGAAATCCTATGCAGGTTGA
- a CDS encoding anti-sigma regulatory factor — translation MIAISPRPVGRNWITISFASTLYLCPILDLLLAEVPDYWQAELRLGLQEALVNAAKHGNKLDPGKTVGVRFSIVQNQYWWVISDEGSGFNAPCSCNLYTDDCDNLLADDVADNSGLPHVEQECGRGLFILYQIFDRVEWNSQGTELRLCKELTGRYRLPRLR, via the coding sequence GTGATTGCTATTTCACCTCGTCCCGTCGGACGCAATTGGATTACGATTAGCTTCGCTTCTACTCTATACCTTTGTCCTATTTTGGATCTGCTCCTAGCAGAGGTGCCAGATTACTGGCAAGCAGAATTGCGGTTGGGGCTTCAAGAAGCTTTGGTAAATGCTGCTAAGCATGGAAACAAATTAGACCCCGGTAAAACTGTTGGAGTCCGTTTTTCGATCGTCCAAAACCAATATTGGTGGGTGATATCGGATGAAGGTTCTGGCTTTAATGCCCCTTGCAGTTGTAACCTTTATACCGATGATTGCGACAATCTCCTAGCAGATGACGTTGCAGATAACTCTGGACTACCTCATGTGGAACAGGAATGTGGTAGGGGGTTGTTTATTCTTTACCAAATATTCGATCGGGTAGAGTGGAATTCTCAAGGTACAGAGTTACGGCTGTGCAAAGAACTTACCGGTCGCTACCGACTGCCTCGCTTGCGCTAG
- a CDS encoding alpha/beta hydrolase, translating into MQTTPAITTAPIAGTYWQWRGHSVYYVRSSDRHPERPPLLLIHGFGASTDHWRKNISGLSKDFEVWAIDLIGFGRSAKPELQYSGDLWRDQLHDFITNIIGRPAVLAGNSLGGYAALCVAAQRPESAAGLILINSAGPFSEPQPAPEAPPLQKAISGVAKTLFQQDWASFLLFQYVRQRSTIRKTLEKVYLDQSAVTDQLVEEIYLPSCDPGAPKVFASVFRTPQGEKIDVLLSQLTCPLLMLWGEGDPWMNSTERSAKFRKYYPQLTEHFIKAGHCPHDEVPEQINELIRAWIIDQ; encoded by the coding sequence ATGCAAACAACCCCAGCCATCACCACAGCCCCCATAGCCGGCACTTACTGGCAGTGGCGGGGGCATTCAGTATACTACGTTCGATCCAGCGATCGGCATCCAGAACGCCCTCCCCTGCTGTTAATTCACGGTTTTGGAGCCTCCACAGACCACTGGCGAAAAAATATCAGCGGCCTGAGCAAAGACTTTGAAGTGTGGGCGATCGACCTGATCGGATTTGGGCGATCGGCAAAACCCGAATTGCAGTACAGCGGCGACCTGTGGCGCGACCAACTCCACGACTTTATTACCAACATCATCGGCCGACCCGCCGTACTAGCCGGCAACTCCCTCGGAGGCTACGCCGCCTTGTGTGTAGCAGCCCAGCGCCCCGAATCAGCAGCCGGACTGATATTAATCAACAGCGCCGGCCCCTTCAGCGAACCGCAGCCCGCACCCGAAGCCCCGCCCTTGCAAAAAGCCATATCTGGGGTAGCTAAAACTTTATTTCAGCAAGATTGGGCAAGTTTTCTGCTGTTCCAGTACGTGCGCCAGCGATCGACAATTCGGAAAACCCTAGAAAAAGTATATCTCGACCAAAGCGCCGTTACAGACCAATTAGTAGAAGAAATATACCTTCCCTCCTGCGATCCCGGTGCCCCCAAAGTATTCGCTTCCGTATTCCGAACACCCCAAGGCGAAAAAATTGACGTATTACTTAGTCAATTAACCTGCCCGTTGCTAATGCTTTGGGGAGAAGGCGATCCGTGGATGAATTCCACAGAAAGAAGCGCCAAATTTCGCAAATACTATCCGCAGTTGACAGAACACTTTATCAAAGCGGGGCACTGTCCCCACGACGAAGTACCAGAACAGATCAACGAACTGATTCGCGCATGGATAATTGACCAATAG
- a CDS encoding aldo/keto reductase, translated as MTRKKTRRNFILSSIAVASSIAGAKAIEQQDREIAAAPNNKAAATVKMPERLLGNTGVKVPIFGLGGAGQTPLSQPGREAEAAVQIERAIELGIRYFDTAAEYGPSEENLGKVLPPYRSRLFLATKTSARDRDGAWRDLERSLKRLKTDRLDLWQLHHVSFPAELDQIFSAKGAIKAIEEAKQQKIIRFSGITGHHEPAIIAAGLERYPFDTTLISLNAAEKHHPRSFVTSALPVAQAKNIGVIAMKIPAYGKLFQNGVLDGMHQAMGYTLSLPGVHCCVIAADSVKQLEENFKVAQAFKPLNKTEMAALEKRTAAAWQENTFFRQWT; from the coding sequence ATGACCCGCAAAAAGACTCGCCGCAATTTTATATTGAGCAGTATAGCTGTTGCCAGCAGCATTGCAGGCGCTAAGGCGATCGAACAGCAGGATCGGGAAATCGCAGCCGCACCCAATAACAAGGCGGCCGCCACAGTAAAAATGCCAGAACGACTGTTAGGCAACACCGGGGTGAAAGTGCCGATTTTCGGTTTGGGGGGGGCCGGACAAACACCACTGTCGCAGCCGGGAAGAGAAGCAGAAGCAGCGGTGCAAATTGAACGCGCGATCGAACTAGGCATTCGCTATTTTGACACGGCGGCCGAGTACGGGCCCAGCGAAGAAAACTTAGGCAAAGTTTTGCCACCATATCGATCGCGCCTCTTCTTAGCCACAAAAACCTCCGCCAGAGACAGAGACGGCGCGTGGAGAGACTTAGAGCGATCGCTCAAAAGATTGAAAACCGATCGACTAGACTTGTGGCAACTCCACCACGTCTCATTCCCAGCCGAATTAGACCAAATTTTCAGTGCCAAAGGAGCAATAAAGGCGATCGAAGAAGCCAAACAGCAAAAAATAATTCGTTTTTCCGGCATCACCGGACACCACGAACCAGCCATTATTGCCGCAGGCTTGGAGCGCTATCCTTTCGACACAACATTAATCTCCCTCAACGCCGCCGAAAAACATCACCCGCGCTCCTTTGTTACCAGCGCTTTACCAGTTGCCCAAGCCAAAAACATCGGCGTCATAGCCATGAAAATACCTGCTTACGGCAAATTATTTCAGAACGGTGTTTTAGATGGAATGCACCAAGCAATGGGCTATACGCTTTCACTTCCCGGCGTGCACTGCTGCGTCATCGCCGCCGACTCAGTAAAGCAATTAGAAGAAAACTTTAAAGTCGCCCAAGCATTCAAACCCCTGAACAAAACAGAAATGGCAGCACTTGAAAAACGCACCGCCGCCGCTTGGCAAGAAAATACATTTTTCCGACAGTGGACTTAA
- a CDS encoding transglutaminase, whose protein sequence is MGVLALHGIAFLGNRLFAVDRAEGLLLEIDKESDNTTVLNPYQTAKFAGATGLAISEDTLWFARDEDICCCRGAIRDGAIAELKPEHFVSLPYPADGIAVWKSTLYVTCQRLGSILVFDLKTGREITRFYAPGIGAENITVRDEEIWVCDKTEQTVYCLERGTGEIKFSVLTPFESPSGLAFHKDSETGEEVLYVAYAGDELYIRDDPNSEDPFQVTKRDRTFIQPLYFHYNEAERYALSNGFLMEMSYVEELSPLDEVEIENLEWRIALPSETHRQKVRSVTPIGIPFTEEIQEGERVAVFKFDRLHPGERRIFGWKALLEVRSIKYQLSPRDVEKVPKLSPEFAAKYLVDNDNLAMDTEIVRSAAVAAIGSETNILRQLLSIRNFVYDQLSYGIRPHIDTPDLVLRRGIGSCGEYVGLLLALARLNRIACRTIGRYKCPPFADRKGVSLEPDFNHVWLEFYIPGFGWVPMESNPDDIQDRGPYPLRFFMGLAWYHVEIGKGIRFQSLTSGGLPLNKEDVSVGTLAINHVRFTILEDLPAV, encoded by the coding sequence ATCGGAGTCTTGGCACTGCACGGCATTGCTTTTTTAGGAAATAGGTTGTTCGCTGTCGATCGCGCCGAAGGGCTGCTATTGGAGATCGATAAAGAAAGTGACAACACTACTGTTTTGAATCCTTATCAAACGGCTAAGTTTGCGGGCGCAACCGGGCTGGCTATTTCGGAAGATACTCTCTGGTTTGCGCGGGATGAGGATATTTGTTGCTGTCGGGGCGCAATTCGGGACGGTGCGATCGCTGAACTCAAACCCGAACATTTTGTTTCCCTTCCTTATCCTGCTGACGGGATTGCTGTTTGGAAATCTACGCTTTATGTCACTTGCCAAAGATTGGGATCTATTCTGGTTTTTGACCTAAAAACAGGTCGGGAAATTACTCGGTTTTACGCTCCCGGTATTGGGGCGGAAAATATCACAGTCCGGGATGAGGAAATTTGGGTTTGCGACAAAACTGAGCAAACTGTTTACTGTTTGGAACGGGGAACTGGGGAGATTAAATTTAGCGTTTTGACTCCCTTTGAGTCGCCTTCTGGTTTGGCTTTTCACAAGGATTCCGAAACCGGGGAGGAGGTTCTGTACGTGGCTTATGCCGGGGATGAACTTTACATCCGGGATGACCCGAATTCGGAAGATCCTTTTCAGGTGACGAAGCGCGATCGCACTTTTATTCAGCCTTTGTATTTTCACTACAATGAAGCCGAGCGCTACGCTCTGTCAAACGGTTTTTTGATGGAAATGTCTTATGTGGAGGAACTGTCTCCTCTCGATGAGGTAGAAATCGAAAATTTGGAATGGCGGATTGCTTTGCCTTCGGAAACTCATCGGCAAAAGGTAAGGAGTGTTACGCCTATCGGAATACCTTTTACTGAGGAAATTCAGGAAGGGGAACGTGTGGCGGTGTTTAAGTTCGATCGCCTGCACCCTGGGGAACGCCGAATTTTTGGCTGGAAGGCTTTGTTAGAAGTTCGATCGATTAAGTATCAGTTGTCGCCTCGGGATGTCGAAAAGGTTCCGAAGCTGTCCCCAGAGTTTGCCGCTAAGTATTTGGTGGATAATGACAATTTGGCGATGGATACGGAGATTGTGCGATCGGCTGCTGTGGCTGCCATTGGCTCAGAAACTAATATTCTGAGGCAGTTACTGAGCATTCGCAATTTTGTTTACGACCAACTTTCTTACGGGATTAGGCCTCACATTGACACTCCCGATCTTGTATTACGCCGGGGCATCGGTTCTTGCGGCGAGTACGTGGGCTTGTTGTTGGCTTTGGCAAGGTTGAACCGGATTGCTTGCCGCACGATCGGGCGCTACAAGTGTCCGCCTTTTGCTGACAGAAAAGGTGTGTCGCTGGAGCCAGATTTCAATCACGTTTGGCTGGAATTTTACATTCCGGGTTTTGGCTGGGTGCCGATGGAATCTAATCCTGATGATATTCAAGACAGAGGCCCTTATCCTTTGCGATTTTTTATGGGTTTGGCTTGGTATCACGTAGAAATTGGCAAGGGAATTCGGTTTCAAAGTCTCACGAGCGGCGGTCTTCCTTTGAACAAGGAGGATGTTTCCGTGGGGACTCTGGCAATTAATCATGTGAGGTTTACAATTTTGGAAGATTTGCCAGCAGTTTGA
- a CDS encoding DUF928 domain-containing protein, with product MALKSALNIGVLSLILSLEAVAAGSFLIPAEALNSRANIVQRPSRPQLPLNWQTVQPPESSGSRPNIQPTGATWNSFQPPEDGVPGRREGGGTRGLECPTATTALTALIPQSTMGQTISAKPTFFYYLPVPLDKTVQFELADQRDKTLYKKSFRMVTSRAGIVSVSLDSDDNSPALEVGKNYQWYFTIKCNPKNTTEDVLVSGWINRTALAPTVKTELDRSPAHTKLSIFAQQRLWYEYLATLAQLRIESPSDASLAIKWSAVLNSVELGKIAQEPLVASELTPITRK from the coding sequence ATGGCTTTGAAGTCTGCTCTAAATATCGGTGTTCTTTCCTTAATTCTGTCTTTAGAGGCAGTTGCCGCCGGTAGTTTTTTAATACCAGCAGAGGCTCTCAACAGCCGCGCAAACATTGTCCAGCGCCCCTCACGGCCGCAGCTACCCCTCAACTGGCAAACAGTTCAACCCCCTGAATCCAGCGGAAGCAGACCGAACATTCAGCCAACGGGAGCCACGTGGAATAGCTTTCAACCGCCGGAGGACGGAGTACCCGGAAGGCGTGAAGGGGGAGGAACCCGCGGCTTAGAATGCCCCACTGCCACAACTGCCTTAACTGCCTTGATTCCCCAATCAACTATGGGGCAAACCATATCAGCAAAACCAACATTTTTCTACTACCTTCCCGTACCCCTCGACAAAACAGTTCAGTTTGAGTTAGCAGACCAAAGAGACAAAACACTATACAAAAAAAGTTTTCGCATGGTAACTAGCCGTGCAGGTATCGTTAGCGTCAGCCTCGACTCCGACGACAACTCGCCAGCCCTGGAAGTTGGCAAAAACTATCAATGGTACTTTACTATCAAATGCAACCCAAAAAATACAACAGAGGATGTTCTCGTTTCCGGGTGGATCAACCGCACCGCACTCGCCCCAACCGTGAAAACAGAGTTGGATCGATCGCCCGCTCACACCAAGCTCAGCATCTTCGCGCAACAACGCCTCTGGTACGAGTACCTGGCAACTCTAGCTCAATTGCGTATAGAGTCTCCCAGCGATGCCAGTTTAGCGATCAAGTGGTCAGCAGTGTTGAACTCAGTCGAACTCGGCAAAATAGCCCAAGAACCCTTAGTCGCAAGTGAGTTAACACCTATCACAAGAAAATAA